The following is a genomic window from Nitrososphaerota archaeon.
CATCATAGCATCCATTACATAAAGTTAATACATTTAAGTTCATTTCTTCAGCTATAGTAAGATTTCTAATAGCTATAATTCTCCAATATTTTAAATCACTTAATCTTGATATTTCTGGTTCTGGACAACATGTAGCTCCAATCATTTCAATAAGTTTTACATTTAATTTTTCAAATACTAATCTAGTAGCTTTTTCAACATAGGGTTGCATAATTGGTATTGTGCATCCCCAAAAAATTGCATACGATTTTCCATTAACCATTTATCATCCCTTAAATTCTTCTTTTTTTATATCGAACTTTACTTTTTTATGAACTCCTATAGATTCAAATAATGTTTTTAATTCTTCAATAGCTTTTTGATTATCAAATGCAGCTTTAGGTTTTTCTAAACCAATCATTTCTCTATCACTTAAAACAAATTCTTCAAGTAAGTAAATATGACCAGTTTTAAAAACATTCTTTATAAGAGGCTTAGCTACTTCTGGTGTAGGGTTTTTATAAGGTTTTCTAAGAGGATAAATTTCTTCTTCTCTTTTACTCATTTTTACTCACTATTAAATATCAATTTTTTATTTCTTTCCATGAATTCATAAGCTTCTTTCCTTGTTTTAACTTGTATAGCTTCCGTTGGACAAAATTTTGCACAATAAGGGTCTCCATCACAAAAATCACATTTAACCATTTTTTTATAATCTTCTATAAACCATGGATGAGAAATTGGACAACCATAAATGCAGCTTTTACATAATATGCATTTTATAGAATTTATTTTAACCCATCCAGTTTGGGCATCTTTTGTGATTGCTTCTACTGGGCATGAAGCTACACAAGCAGGTTCATCACAATGAGCACAATAAACTCCTATAAAATGATATTTTTTTCCATCTTGCTTAAAAATATTTATATGTGCTTTATTTAAATCAAATACATTAAAATGTTTATAACTACATGCAATCATACAAAGTAAACATCCAGTACATTTTTCAGGATTGTATATTAATACTTTTTGATCACTAATATCTTCATTTTTATTTAGCAAATATCCTCACTTTTTATTTTTAATTATAAAAACAAATCTTAATATAAAGTTTTTTAAAAAATTGAAACAAAACGAAACATAGTGAAATTATAAAATTTTTAAATAAGTCTCTAAAATTTTATATAATTAAAAAGGGTGTTTTTATGAAAAATAAAACTCTAATAGGAATTTGTATAATTCTAATAATTTCAATAACATTAAATGTTTATCTTTATTTAGAATTCCTAGAAAGAGGAGCAATTATTAAAGAACAATTAGAAATTAATCAAAAACAATCAAATCAAATAAATTCTCTTTTAAATCAAATTACAGATTTAAAAAACCAGCTTAACTATTATGAAAATTTAACAAAATATTACTCTTCTCTTATGAATGAATTATTAAAACAACAACCTGTAAATATTACTCTAGAAAAATATGCTGAAGGAATAATATATGCTGCAGCTGTTAGGACTGTTATTATAGATCCATTTTTTGGAATATATGAATATGAAGGAACAATAATGAATATTTCTTGTCAAGTAAATTTTGGAGAAGGAAGAGTACTTGTTAATACTGAACCAGTACTTATAGGAGTTGATTTTCAAAGCGCTGCAAGAACTGCTGTTCAAGTAGCTGAAATGAAAACTGGAAAATCTTTAAGATCTTATGATATTGTTTTCTCTGTAAAAACTAAAGAAAATATATCTGCTGTTGATGGTCCAAGTGCTGGAGGAGCAATGACTGTTTTATTAATAAGCATTATTGAAAGAAAGATTTTAAGAAATGATGTTATCATAACTGGAACAATTTCTCCAGATG
Proteins encoded in this region:
- a CDS encoding 4Fe-4S dicluster domain-containing protein gives rise to the protein MLNKNEDISDQKVLIYNPEKCTGCLLCMIACSYKHFNVFDLNKAHINIFKQDGKKYHFIGVYCAHCDEPACVASCPVEAITKDAQTGWVKINSIKCILCKSCIYGCPISHPWFIEDYKKMVKCDFCDGDPYCAKFCPTEAIQVKTRKEAYEFMERNKKLIFNSE
- a CDS encoding S16 family serine protease; this encodes MKNKTLIGICIILIISITLNVYLYLEFLERGAIIKEQLEINQKQSNQINSLLNQITDLKNQLNYYENLTKYYSSLMNELLKQQPVNITLEKYAEGIIYAAAVRTVIIDPFFGIYEYEGTIMNISCQVNFGEGRVLVNTEPVLIGVDFQSAARTAVQVAEMKTGKSLRSYDIVFSVKTKENISAVDGPSAGGAMTVLLISIIERKILRNDVIITGTISPDGTIGKVGGVMQKAEAAAKKGMKIFLVPKGQIIQPTYVKKEIKRGPFTFIYYDIEYVNLAEIMKEKYGMEVYEVSNIDEALKYFIQIS